The following are from one region of the Stigmatella ashevillena genome:
- a CDS encoding trypsin-like peptidase domain-containing protein, with protein MRVVGKRWWLIAAVWMASSAHADMARRRDAIVEVVQKASPAVVYIGTEQEVESRFRGGRRSALEDFFGGREERRRVQGLGTGVIVDAAGIIITNEHVIRGASAIHVVLEDGRTLEAEVLGSDAGNDLAVLKVTAREPLPTAKLGTSADLMIGETVIAIGSPFGLSKTVTAGVVSATGRTFRAEDGRVYNDFVQTDAAINPGNSGGPLLNVDAEIIGINTAIFASAQGIGFAIPADKVRRIVDELTRFGKVRPAWVGIEAINLPPHLAAQLGWDRTYGALVAFVEPGSPAEQAGVRKGDVVAEMGGSRIADAEDFDTRVRGYPARSPFGLTLFRERGTRTLQVTPVEFPSRLVESLAWEGLGLRLKEARGALAVAALRPGSTAQEIGLEPGDVILRVNNQPVVSLDAFREALLNARRGRSVLLLVRRGRYGYHVTLPFQGQRL; from the coding sequence ATGAGAGTTGTGGGTAAGAGGTGGTGGTTGATAGCCGCAGTGTGGATGGCCTCGAGCGCCCATGCGGACATGGCCCGGCGCCGGGACGCCATCGTCGAGGTGGTGCAGAAGGCCTCTCCGGCGGTCGTCTATATCGGCACCGAACAAGAGGTGGAGTCCCGCTTCCGCGGAGGCCGGCGATCCGCCCTGGAGGACTTCTTCGGCGGGCGCGAGGAGCGGCGGCGCGTCCAGGGGCTGGGCACCGGCGTCATCGTCGATGCGGCCGGCATCATCATCACCAACGAGCACGTCATCCGTGGGGCCTCCGCCATTCACGTCGTCCTGGAAGACGGACGGACGCTGGAGGCCGAGGTGCTCGGCAGCGATGCGGGCAATGATCTCGCGGTGCTCAAGGTGACGGCGCGGGAGCCACTGCCCACCGCGAAGCTGGGAACGAGCGCGGACTTGATGATCGGCGAGACGGTCATCGCCATCGGCAGCCCCTTCGGCCTGTCCAAGACGGTGACCGCGGGCGTGGTGTCCGCCACGGGGCGGACGTTCCGCGCCGAGGATGGGCGCGTCTACAACGACTTCGTCCAGACGGACGCGGCCATCAACCCGGGCAACTCGGGAGGGCCCCTGCTCAACGTGGACGCGGAGATCATCGGCATCAACACCGCCATCTTCGCCAGCGCCCAGGGCATCGGCTTCGCCATCCCCGCAGACAAGGTCCGCCGCATCGTCGATGAGCTGACCCGCTTCGGAAAGGTCCGCCCGGCTTGGGTGGGAATCGAGGCGATCAACCTGCCTCCCCACCTGGCAGCCCAGCTCGGATGGGATCGAACCTATGGCGCGCTGGTGGCTTTCGTGGAGCCTGGCAGCCCAGCGGAGCAGGCAGGCGTGCGAAAGGGAGATGTGGTGGCCGAGATGGGCGGCTCACGCATCGCGGATGCGGAGGATTTCGACACCCGCGTGCGGGGCTATCCGGCGCGCTCCCCGTTTGGACTCACCCTCTTCCGTGAGCGGGGGACACGCACCCTCCAAGTGACGCCCGTGGAGTTCCCTTCTCGCCTCGTGGAATCGCTGGCGTGGGAGGGGCTGGGACTGCGCCTGAAAGAGGCTCGCGGAGCCCTCGCCGTCGCGGCCCTCCGGCCCGGATCCACGGCGCAAGAAATCGGCCTGGAACCGGGGGATGTCATCCTGCGAGTGAACAATCAGCCGGTCGTCAGCTTGGATGCTTTCAGAGAGGCGCTCCTCAACGCGCGACGGGGCCGTAGCGTCTTGTTGCTCGTGCGCCGGGGAAGGTATGGCTATCACGTCACCCTCCCTTTCCAAGGCCAACGCCTCTAG